DNA sequence from the Thalassotalea sp. 273M-4 genome:
TATCTATGTTGGCGTTACTAGCAATCTACTTCAACGAGTATTGCAACACAAACAGAAACTTACTGAAGGCTTTAGCAAGAGATATAATCTAGAAAAGTTAGTTTATTTTGAACTGTTTGATGACATCGACAGTGCTATTTATCGAGAGAAAAGGTTGAAACGGTGGCAGAGGTCATGGAAATAAAGACTTATTAAAAGAGTAAACCCTAAGTGGAAAGATTTATATCAGGAACTATAGTAAATCGATTTTCTTACTCACTGTATGCGTAAGGAGATCCCACCCAAAAGCATGGTGGGATGACGGCGCTTTTTGTCTATATACGCATCAGGCTTCAAATCG
Encoded proteins:
- a CDS encoding GIY-YIG nuclease family protein translates to MKQPAIYIISNESNTVIYVGVTSNLLQRVLQHKQKLTEGFSKRYNLEKLVYFELFDDIDSAIYREKRLKRWQRSWK